One Maribacter dokdonensis DSW-8 genomic region harbors:
- a CDS encoding M48 family metallopeptidase, with translation MDQTIVFYCILFILVGEFILATVMNYLNAKRFKDPIPTEVADVFNAEEYKKSQAYKLTNYKFGIITSVFSLVLILAFLLFGGFAWVDQVAQNISNISIVQALIFFGIIMIGNDILNLPFSYYQTFVIEEKFGFNKTTKATFFIDKLKQWLMTIIVGGIILSLILWFFQWAGTNFWLYTWALITFFTLFMNLFYSKLIVPLFNKQEPLEAGSLKSKIENYAAEVGFDLQNIFVINGSKRSTKANAYFSGFGKEKRVTLYDTLINDLEEEEIVAVLAHEIGHYKRKHIIYNLATSVLLTGVMLLILSLFINNPEVSLAIGVDRPSFHAALIGFGILYSPISEITGLLMNHFSRKFEYQADDYAKQTYAALPLVASLKKLSKNSLSNLTPHPAYVFMHYSHPPLIDRIRNLKA, from the coding sequence ATGGACCAAACGATTGTTTTTTATTGTATTCTATTTATACTGGTAGGTGAATTTATACTTGCCACGGTAATGAATTATTTAAACGCAAAGCGTTTTAAAGACCCTATTCCCACAGAAGTTGCCGATGTATTCAACGCTGAAGAATACAAAAAGTCTCAAGCCTATAAGCTTACCAATTATAAATTCGGAATTATTACCTCTGTATTTTCCCTAGTATTAATATTAGCGTTCTTACTATTTGGTGGTTTTGCCTGGGTTGACCAAGTGGCTCAAAACATTAGTAACATCAGTATAGTCCAAGCATTGATTTTCTTCGGAATTATAATGATAGGTAATGACATCCTTAACCTACCTTTTTCTTATTATCAAACTTTTGTAATTGAAGAAAAGTTTGGATTCAATAAAACAACAAAAGCGACATTTTTCATAGACAAACTTAAACAGTGGCTAATGACCATAATCGTTGGTGGTATCATACTTTCTCTGATTCTTTGGTTTTTTCAATGGGCCGGCACAAATTTCTGGCTCTACACTTGGGCTTTGATTACCTTTTTCACGTTGTTCATGAATTTATTTTATAGCAAGCTTATTGTACCGTTATTTAACAAACAAGAACCTTTGGAAGCCGGTAGTTTAAAAAGTAAAATTGAAAACTATGCCGCAGAAGTTGGTTTTGACCTTCAGAATATTTTTGTAATCAACGGATCTAAGCGCTCAACAAAAGCCAATGCCTATTTTTCTGGTTTTGGAAAAGAAAAGCGCGTAACTCTGTATGACACTTTGATCAATGATTTAGAGGAAGAAGAAATAGTTGCCGTTTTGGCACATGAAATAGGTCATTACAAACGAAAACATATCATTTATAATTTGGCGACTTCAGTTTTACTTACGGGGGTTATGCTATTAATTCTATCACTTTTCATAAATAATCCAGAAGTATCATTGGCAATTGGTGTTGACAGACCTAGTTTTCATGCCGCCTTGATCGGCTTTGGCATACTTTATAGCCCTATTTCTGAGATTACAGGACTGCTAATGAATCATTTTTCTAGAAAATTTGAATATCAAGCAGATGATTATGCTAAACAAACTTACGCAGCTTTACCATTGGTAGCATCACTAAAGAAGTTATCAAAAAACAGTCTTAGCAACCTAACTCCACATCCGGCATATGTATTTATGCATTATTCCCACCCACCGTTAATCGATCGCATTCGTAATTTAAAGGCATAA